GCCGGAATTGCCAGGATCCTTTACGGGGATTTGCCCCCCGCGTCGAAGGAGCAAGCCTTCGAAAATTTCAACAAAGCCATCGCGATCTCGCCGAACAACATCGGCTACCATGCCGAGTACGCCAAAGCTTTGGAGAAGAGTGGTCAGGTTCAGGCGGCGAAAGCCGAGTGGCGCAAGGTTCTCCAACTCCCGCCGCAGGACGATGAAGACCGCCGTTACCAGCGCGAAGCAGCCGCCAAACTGCGTTAAAGGCCACCTTCACGGACACCCAGTCCCCCGCGGCGCCGCCATTCATGCGTCAACGCACGTTGTCGCGCCTGCCGAACAGCACGGACAACCACCCCAGCAACATCCCGATTCCGCCAAAGGGTGTAATTGCCCCAAAGGCCGAAATGCGGGTGACCGCGAGAAGGTACAATGAACCGCTAAAGATTACCACGCCCAGAAAAAAGGACCAGAAAGTCAATCGTGAAATGGCGGCCTGCCCGGAGATGGCCAGGAGGGCCACAGCATGCACCAAGTGGTAAAGTACGGCTGTTTGCCAGACCGGCATCATACCTGCTGCCTCCAGGCTGGGATGCAACGCGTGCGCACCGAAGGCACCCAACAGCACCCCAAAGAAACCGAGTACAGCCGTCAATTTTCTTGCTAGTTGGACGTTCATTAGACGTTGGATTAAGGATCAAATGAGGCACTTATACCTTTTTGTGTTCAGTTTCGCTTTGCTGACAAGACTCGCCGCCGCCGCAGCAGCAACAACAACATCAGCAGCAGCAGATCTCGCTGCCAATCTCGCGCAGGCGGATCAAGCCGAGCAAGCCGGCGAAACTGACCGCGCCATCGA
This window of the Verrucomicrobiota bacterium genome carries:
- a CDS encoding DUF423 domain-containing protein; its protein translation is MNVQLARKLTAVLGFFGVLLGAFGAHALHPSLEAAGMMPVWQTAVLYHLVHAVALLAISGQAAISRLTFWSFFLGVVIFSGSLYLLAVTRISAFGAITPFGGIGMLLGWLSVLFGRRDNVR